AGGTCGTTAAGATCTCCGAATCTGCACTGAAAGATCATGTTGTCTTGGGCTGCGCGAATATCTCTAGGGTTAACTTGATGTCgtggataactttccaaaactcCAATTTCTTCATGTTTAAGTCTCCTCCGATATTCTAAAaccttattttcacttgcatgtgagCCTAGCTCGATAATAACCTCAGGATAAGGATGGAtcttgataactttccaaagtGCCGCTTGCCTTCATCTTGATCCCGAAGTCAACTTACCATATCTTGTGAAATTTAGCCCCTAAGTCTTTTTGGAGAAGTCCTCGCCAAAGATGAGCATGAATGGGCTTCATAGGCCGATCAGCCCAGGCCCTTTTTTGGAGCCTCTAGCCTTCATCTTCCTCTGGGTCGTCGCTTGTCCTGAGcctcatccaattatgctccaattaAGTTCAATTTTATGTGAAAATAGAATTTCCTCCAAAATATAATGCAATGGCCCAATTATtgagtatgatcaatagttatgaTATTATTTATAtgccaatattgaagataaataggggtaaaagtatgtcaataacgagcgtcaacactcACCAATGAAAAACCAGTCTGACTAACCCCAAATCGGTCTGCCTGGCTGTGCAAAGGTGCTTCAAGGAGCCCTTCCGCATGCTGCACATTCGGTGTATTTTTAACGACCCCTTTCAGCGCCAACAAAACCTAATGATGTTTGATATGCTTGGGGATATGGTTCGCTGTCCAATTGAGATTGATCCTATCTCACACGTGCTATATACCGCGTTTGTACTAGATTTTCTTGGAAGAACCTACCCATGACCCAGCACACGGTTCAATTGCAATGTCCCCAAATATAAAAACCATCATTAGGTTTTGTTTGTGACTCAATAGGTACTCCTTCTGTTCAAAATTATGTATTACTTTAGTTTTGTCCCAAAACCAATTATTTCTAactttaattaattttatagaAAAACATGTTAATTTACATAATATCAATTAAGTACATTAGGATTCATTGAAActaatttggtcaaaattatATCAGTTCGGCTTGAAACAATTTTAAAATGAGCAATAATTTGAAATAGGTGGAGTATAGGATGTTGTCGGATGTCTTTTGCAAGAAAAAGGTTCTCGTAATACAATCAAATGAAGTAAAAATGGAGAAGAAAATTATAAAATCTGTTATATAATCAGAGTTATTCAGAAGGCCCAAATAGACAAATAGTAGCACAGGGCCTGGGCCGATCAAGTGAGGTCCATCCGTCGTTCTCTGGTTCTGCATTGGGGGCCCACTGTTAGACCCATCGCTTCCACGGCCCACGCCCTTCCCGCAGGCCGCATTCGGTTGTTcatctctttcctctccttgcTCACCAGTagtcaccgccgcgccgccccaaACCCTCATCCGTGACCCTCCTCTCGAACCTTCCAGAACCTTCCACCCCGCCAtggcggcctccgccgcggcccacGAAGGATCCGTGCGCAGGAGTACGGCGTACGCGAGGGCGGAGCTCGAGGCGCTCAGGGGCGCCCCGTCGGAGGAGGCGCAGGCGCGGCTGTGGGGCGGGgtccgcgccgccctcgccgccgccggcttctcTGGCGAGTACGACGGTCTCCTCGCTGAAGATGAGGAGCctaggagcaggagggggaacAAGGGGAGGAAGGCCGAGGGCGGGGTCGGGGGAGGGGTCGGGAGGAAGTGGGGCgaagagacggcggcggcggcaccccgGTTCTCTGGTACGGTTCATCTCGCCTCTTCTAATCTTCCACGCAAAATTAAACCATCTCAGTGGCAAAGAGTGATTTCTCATTTTTTACCTTACGAGTTGTTGATTAGTTGTGTGATCCTTCGTGCAGGCGTGCCTGAGATTGGTGCGTGGAGAAATGGGGATTTGGGGGTTTCTCATGAACACTGCTTCGAGGCTGCTGTCCATGGCCCTGGTGTGGCGTGTGGAGTGGTTCAAGAGCCATCTGATCAGGGTGAAGATGTGGAGTATGAATCTGACAGCGATGATGACTATGATGGCATTCTGAAACCTGCATTTGCAGTTGATGGGGACCCTGATTTTGAGTCTGGAGAGCCTCTTGATGGTTTTGAGTATCTTCGGCGTGTCAGGTATCATATGCGTGTGGTATACACTATTCTAGTACTCAGTATTATGAAGCAACACATCATTTTGTTTATAGCATTTCTCCATACCTGTTGACCAAGCAACACATCATTATGTATTATGAAGCAACACATCTCAGTATTTAGTTTATAGCATTTCTCCATACCTGTTGACCAAGCAACACATCATTTTGGCGAAAGCTTACTTGAAGCAGCTATGTGGTCAGAAAACAGGACAGTATAAAATGATTTTCTTTTGTGAAAATgactaattatttttttataaataggATCTCCCCAAATCTTAATCAGAACCAGATGTAAGTATTGGTAGTTCATCTTGTGAAGCTAGACCAGAAGCCAACAATGTGTAACCAAATAGAAGGATAGCATATTTCTTGTTGGGTATATGTTTTTAGCCAGATAGCCAAACAAATTTTGTATAAATGTTCTAGTTGCCTAAGTAAATAGTTACCATTCATAAAGCACACATTAAAAATGTTTGAAACTAGTAAGATGGTTATCTTTAGTAAAGCTAAGAGCTCCGTCGTCTTTTGGAATTTGGGAGTTCGAAATGAAATTATTTTGGGCTTCACTTTGTACGTATTTAGTATTTTCAGTTACTGACTTGTCCCTTTTCATTACTGCTCACTACTAGTGACATGCTGTATTTGGCTATCAATCTGTCATCCCTACAGCAGTTGCCTGAGTTACAAGAACTGGGGATTTAATGTATGGTGTTCTATCCTATTCAAGAATCTTATTTTAACATTTCCATTGGATGGTACAGATCAAAAGGGTCTGGGTCAAATTGTTACTGATATTGCGTGTAGAAGTTACTGATGGTTTATATTATTTATTAAGTTACAATTAGAATTGTAGATACTGGTGTATAAAATGATTTGTTTTTAGTGATGCCCTTGTGGTTAATAGGATGTGGGTTATCCTGATCTTTTTCAGGCATTAATTTCCTTGCTTCTTGATCTTAACATTTGTGAATTGTAGCATGTTAAGACTTTGTAAATTGTGAGTACCTATATGTGATTGAGAGGCATTATCATGTAGTAGTCATTACACAGTTCCCAATAAACTGGAGTTTCTTCCATGCGGTCTGGATTGCATCAGAACTAAATGAGAATATATGTAGTTCAGTACTTGAGTTCCTTCCATGCGCATCTGGGACCTTGTACTACAGTAATGGGGCATGCACAAGATTGCTTTGTTAGTCATGTAGCTCATATATCACATCTTATGAAGCTGGAAATCACTGCTGGAAATAATCCTGTGTGTGTTCAGGTTCACCTAGTGTCTAGGTTCATTGCTATTAGTGCTAGTTAGATTTCAGCTTCTTGTTAAAAGAGAATAATATGCAGATCTTGTGGGCATTGACTGCATTAATTAGGAGGATATCATGGGCAGGTTGCAGCCCTGTACCAGCTATATATATGTGAGAAAACGATGAAGGCATAGTGGCCAGCATCACCAAAAAACTACTTGtgcttgtgtgtgtgtccacCATAGAGGAAAACTAGAGTATGTCTGTGATAGACACCTAGAAAGTGAGGGAGTGATTCCCAACAATTGGTATCAAGAGCCTATAGATCCTAGCTACTGTATAGAGAGATGGCAGTGAAGGAGGGAGGCGTGTCCTTGGAGTACCCGATGCTGACAGCAACCAACTACTCCACCTGGGCGATCAAGATGGAAGCCAACATGGATGCACAAGGCCTGTGGGACGCCATCGAGCCCATGGCCGGGGAGGCCGTGGACACAAAGATGGACAAGCTGGCACGTGCATGCCTTTTCGGGGCTGTCCCTGATGGCGTGCTAGAGCAGATCGCCAAGAAGAATACTGCCTAGGAGGCTTGGGAGAGCTTGAAGACGAGGTGCCTTGGCGTTGAGCGAGTTAAGAAGGCACGGGTGCAGACCTTGAAAAGTGGCTTCAAGGACCTTCGTATGAAGGAAACAGAGTGCATCGACGAGTTCGCGGGTAAAATCAGTGGCCTAGCGGACAAGTTGAGTGACCTCGGTGCAGCCATGATGGATGCCGAGCTTGTTAAGAAGCTACTCGACTCAGTGCCTAGCAAGTTTTTGCAGGTAATTGCTGCAATTGAGCAGTTTTCTGATTTGGACATCATGCCGTTTGATGAGGCGATTGGTCGCCTCAAAGCGTATGAGGAGAGGATTCGCAAGCGCGATGGCCATAATGAGGAGCTGCTGCTTCTCACCTCTAGCAGCGCTAGTAATGGTGATGTGCTATAACTGTCAAGAGTTAGGACACTTTGCATATGAGTGTcctgagaagaagaagaaggaagtagCACTCCTTGCTGCTGCATCAAGTGAAGATGGGCCACCTCTCTTCTGAATGGAGACATTTGGGGAAAATGTTAGCCTGGGTCATTAGCATTTGCATTTTTACTTGGTTATTATCTGTAAGCATGCAGTCAGGATTGTGTGGTGTAGGCGTTTGCATGACAGCAGTGTGTGGTGGCAAAGGAAGCGCAGCAGCGATATGTGTGAAGCGTACAAGCATGTTGGCTTGAGCTGGAGCGCATGGACCTAGCCGTGCGAAGCGGCTGGAGGCACCAATATCTACGACGTGCAAGTGTAGTCCACATCAAATCCAAGTCGACACACAGGATTAGGGGGAGATTGTTGGAAATAATCCTGTGTGTGTTCAGGTTCACCTAGTGTCTAGGTTCATTGCTATTAGTGCTAGCTAGATTTCATCTTGTGGTTAAAAGAGAATAATATGCAGATCATGTGGGCATTGACTGAATGAATTAGGAGGATATCATGGGCAGGTTGCAGCCCTGTACCAGCTATATATATGTGAGAAAACGATGAAGGCATAGTGGCCAGCATCACCAAAAAACTACTTGTGCTTGTGTGTGAGTCCACCATAGAGGAAAACTAGAGTATGTCTGTGATAGACACCTAGAAAGTGAGGGAGTGATCCCAACAATCACATTTTAGTATATATGTTCCAATGTTAATTAGGTGGCATTTCATCAAAATTCTTTTGTTCTTGTTAGATACAGATTTTGTGATCACCAACTTTTGTGTAGATCATGTATGTGCATGATTCAGAGCAAAACTTGTGGTCTACCCTCCATTCCACTGTCAACCTACTGATCTCGAAGGCTTTTCCAAAAATTGCATATCTGTCCAATGTACAGGCCTATCTTTGCATATCAAAGTAACAAATTAAACGAAAACTTCATGTTACTGTGTTCTTAATTAAACTTCTGTTACTGCTTGTCAAACAGTTTAGCATTTATCTGAAGATACTATTACTTTGACCATGACCTAGAAATCATCATTTTACAGGTGGGAGGCTAAACAAATTCCTAGAGTGAAGGTTGCCAAGGTAGATTTAAATGGAGCTAGAAAGGAGCAAACACCTTATATGCCAGAAATTCCTGACATACCTAAGTGCTCACCTGATTTGGGTGCATCAAAGCAATGGGAGGATGCATTTATTACCCATTTTTCTGAGACCAGACTGGTAATCTATCTTGTTTAATTCATGTGTTCAAGCATTTACTTTTCCATTTAAAAAGTGCGAGGATCCCAAAACACATTAACCCTATGTTTGTGAAATGGTTTCTTGACTCATTGACATGTTTTGCTATTTTG
This genomic window from Setaria viridis chromosome 8, Setaria_viridis_v4.0, whole genome shotgun sequence contains:
- the LOC117833552 gene encoding uncharacterized protein; amino-acid sequence: MAASAAAHEGSVRRSTAYARAELEALRGAPSEEAQARLWGGVRAALAAAGFSGEYDGLLAEDEEPRSRRGNKGRKAEGGVGGGVGRKWGEETAAAAPRFSGVPEIGAWRNGDLGVSHEHCFEAAVHGPGVACGVVQEPSDQGEDVEYESDSDDDYDGILKPAFAVDGDPDFESGEPLDGFEYLRRVRWEAKQIPRVKVAKVDLNGARKEQTPYMPEIPDIPKCSPDLGASKQWEDAFITHFSETRLVFSEHDSSDEPSISGGPKISSKPGSSTESQTEPTLTMLRNMDSVARAATLRNYIDMIQSMDSLSRNNGLWLFALCVAVDTPLDAETCASLRSLLRKCATILATKSEMDDEVVMLNILMAISGRYFGQYENRCD